Genomic DNA from Perognathus longimembris pacificus isolate PPM17 chromosome 6, ASM2315922v1, whole genome shotgun sequence:
GAAGGAGCAGGGCTCTAGGTCTATAGAGTTGGCAGGAATaggaatgagatttttttctcttattctcaTTCTGGTCTCACCACCTCCCCCTctcccgcaaaaaaaaaaaaaaaaatctctctgtgCCAGAAGAACAGGGAGGATAACTAGGCCCAGCTGGAGCCCAGATTCCAGATGTGAGAGATAGTAATGACACAAGATGCTGACATCCCTCTCATTTTCCCTCCCTGCCTAATGCCCTACAGAAATTTTCCATCATAAACAAGTTATGCATTCCTGACCTTGAgtgcttccccttctcccacCACAGTTTTCTTCCATCATCACACTCTGTCCCTCACCCTCAACTTGTGTCTCTGCACGAGGGTCGTCCTCATGCATAAGCAGTCTTGTGTTTTATGTTGGTCACAGATGTGCAGGGTCTACTCAGGTGTAGAGGGAAGGGTGATGGCAAGTGTGAAAGGCAGGTGTGGGAAAGAGACTTGTTTTTGTAGAAGAGGtgtgttttattttcagttagcTTATATTCGTTATGAGGGAGGATTTCATGGTTACATCTCCACATCTGTTCTCACTGCATTCCAATTCATTCCTCCCCATCAGTTACATTCCCTGCCTCTTGCACAGTAGGTCTGTTTTATATGTTTGGATTACAGTAAGAAGTGTAATACATAGCCTTATATAGACCCAGGAAGCAATTGTATAGAGCAACAATATAATCTATTTCTAGTCCAATCTTAGGGTTTATTTACCTTGCTATACAACCTTGGTTGAAAAAATGCTTTTCCATGTGTCCTATTTGGTGTCTGTGTAAGATTGTCCCAGCTTTTCTTAAGACATTGTGAATTTGTACAGAGCATTTAGGAGTATATCCATGTCTCAGAAGCTTGGGGGAACCTAGCCAGTGTGTGAATCTATAGTTCTGCATGGGTATTTATAGTTCTgtattttcatctttcatttaaCAATGAGAAACTACTATCAGCAAGACACCATGCTGGGTTCTTCCACAGATTCAAAGATTTGTATAACTCAGCCACCAGCCTCTATGTATGTATTCTCAGCTTGTTACTATGATGGTAGAAAGATCTGGGCcagaccaggcaccagtggaatcctagctacttaagaggctgagatcaagaagcaagctcaggcagaaaagtctgttgagactcttatctccattaaactactgaaaaagccagaagtacaactgtggctcaagtggtagaacactagctttgagcaaaagcagcccagggcagtacccaggccttgactcaaagccctaggaccaagaagaaaaatagaaatctgaGCCAGACACATCTTGAGCCCCTGAGGTCAGCTTGGATCTTTTTATTGCCTTGCTGTCAGCAAGCCCCTGAGCTCCCTTCCTGTCATGGCACCCATCTCATGGCCAAATCCTGGTGCTCTTAGGATACAATTGTCTCTTATGGCTACCTTTTCAGGCACTGTCATCTTCTATTTGAGTCCCTCAATCGTGTCCtgtcccctgcctcagtttcccctgcccCAGGGCACAGTCCTCACCCCAGTCCCTTCCCAATGTGAACTGCTCTCCTTTTTATCTTATCCCAGATCCTCCAGCTCCAAGGTCCAGAGCCCAATCCACGCCCTTGGCCTGCCAGCTATCTTCCCTTTACCAAACACCTTTCCAGCCATTGCTATTTCCCACGACTCCTttacaggaaacttactctacgAGGATTTTCCTTAAAATTCCCCCAAAATGCATCCTGTACTTTTCCAGCTCAAGGACTTTGCGGATGCCATCCTCATTTTCACCGTCATCTTTCACATCTGATTTTGTCATCTCAAATGCCACTTTTCCATGAAACTTCCTCTAGTCATACATAGCTCTTTGGGGTTCTCtttaacagttttttttcttccagtcctggggcttgaactcagggcctcggcactgtccctgagcttcttttgctcaaggctagcatcctacaaattgagccacagggggctggggatatagcctagtggcaagagtgcctgcctcggatacatgaggccctaggttcgattccccagcaccacatatgtagaaaacagccagaagcggtgctgtggctcaagtggcagagtgctagccttgagcgggaagaagccagggacagtgctcaggccctgagtccaaggcccaggactggccaaaaaaaaaaaattgagccacagcaccacttccagctttttctgtttatgtgatactgaggaatagaactcggGGCTTTAgatatgcttggcaagcactctacctctaaaccaCATCCCAGCTTCCTTTAACAGTTTTCTTAGGATTCTCAGAATAGTTCTGGTCAAGATTGAGGTGATTTGAGCCAGAGGATAAAGCTCTAAAGCCAAAGTGACAGTTTCATCTGGTTTGTCTTACTCTGCAGCACATACACTGAAACGAATCTCAGAACTCTCaacagtatatttttttcttttaccttctttcttttttttcagtgtggggcttgaattcagggccagggcactgtccctaagctctttatgctcaaggcaagcactctaccccttgagccacagtgccatttctggttttctggtggttaattggagataagagtcttactgtctttcctgcctgggccggctttagactgagatcctcagatctcagccgcctgagtagctaggattataggcatgagccaccagtgcctggcttcttttattttttgagtcaGGGTCTTATTATATCACAGTGTTGCCTAGGCTGATCtagaactcctgggctcaagtaatcctcctgcctcagcccccccccccctcactcttCTACAAAAACAAGTCTCCCACATCTTGGCGCTGTTATCAGAGCGCCTGCTACAAGCAAAAGCTCCAAAAATATCCAGTTGAGCCGCGGTCTCTAAAGCAGTTATGAAAATGTGTCAAATCTGTGTTTGACAACTACTACAACATTTATACAGTGCCACAATTTTAAAAGTCCTTTAcatgctgtttgttttttggccatacAAGGGCACACTTGTATGGCTGCTGACCTCTTGACTTTGTACTTTGTGGCTCTCTGCACTAATTGTTGTCTAGTTATTTCTGTGCATGCCTGAATAGCTTTGCTGAGTTGCCTTTATGCCGTCTGTatctttgtgtgtgcgtgtgtgttgtaTTCATGTGGCATGTGAGTGTGTTGTGCTCATGTAGTGTGCGTTTTGTGCATATGGTATATACGCATGCTAAAGCAAGCAGGGCTGTATTGGTGGGCTCATGTCTTAGTCTTTTGGATAACTTCAATGACTTCCCTCTAGTATGCAGTGTTTTCTATGCATAACTGCAAGTATGTGAATGTGCGTTTTGTGGttccttgaacttgaggtgtcaCGGAAAGGCCAGATCTCCTTTTTGTAcatcaccccccacacacacacacgcagccttCCCAGGATGGTGGCAGAACCCTCTCTGAAACGGTAGTCCAGTCCCTCTCCAGCAGCCACACGTCCCAACACGTGCTCACCCTCAGGGATCTCACCCTCCAGCAATCACGTCTACTCACTCACACTCAACGTGCACCCAGGCACTCGGGGCTGCACCGGCCAAGTCTCCACCCACTCCCTTTGCTAAATCGTCGGAATTTCCAACCCGCTCCAGCCAACCGCTCCCCGGCGGCGGGGGGAGGAGCCCGCGGGCCCGCCCCCTTCCACGGGGTATATACGGCGCCTGCCCGGCTGCCGCTCAGCACTCGGCCTTCGCCTCCGCCGCAGCAGCTATGTGTCACTCTCGCAGCTCTCTTCCCACCATGACCGGCCTGCGGGCCCCGGCTTCGGGCCCCTCCACGAGTCCGGGAGTCCGGCGGGGCTCCGGCCCGGAGATCTTCACCTTCGATCCGCTGCCGGAGCCGGCGgcagcccccgccgcccgcctcaGCGCCCCTCGTGGGCACCGGAAGCGCAATCGCCGGGTCCTCTACCCCCGAGTGGTGAGTGTCAGGGGGACGCTGCACCCCACTACCTTAGGGGGATCGATCACACGGCCCGGCCCTTGACCTCACCTCTCCGCTGttttgtctcccccccccctcaggtGCGGCGCCAGCTGCCAACCGAGGAACCGAACCCAGCCAAAAGGCTCCTCTTTGTTCTGCTCACCATCGTCTTCTGCCAGATCCTGATGGCCGAAGAGAGCGTCCCGGCGCCCCTTATCGTGGAGGACGCCCCCAGCGCCGGGGTCCCCGAGTCCGTCCCCGCGCCCATCCCTGCGCCCCCGGTCCTCGAGCCCTTTAACCTTACCCTGGAGCCTGCAGACTACGCTCTGGACCTCAGCACCTTTCTCCAGCAACACCCAGCTGCCTTCTAGCCGAGAAGAGAAGCCCCACCTCACCGCGAAGCAATCGGGggggaaaaacaaaccaaagaacacCAGGCACGGGTACCTGGTGCTCGAGATCGTATCCCAAACTGGGACTCCTAAAGGCAACTCGAACTCAGAACACACTACAGCGGAGAAAGACGCCAGCTGGTGCTGAGGGGGCGAAACCGGGGCACGGATAATAAGCCCGGCTAGGCCCAGTGGGAAAAGAGAGCGGCGTTGATTTATTTCTCAGTGCTCCTGcttaatatttatatgtatttatgtatgtccTCCTAGGCCACGGAGGGATgtatgtaatatttattttaacttatGCGTGGAAGCGAGATAGGCTTCCATGCTGTGTAGATGCACATCTTGGTATTTATTGAGCTTTGTGGGCTTTCGGTGAAGGGCCGGGCGCCTGGAGCCGAGGCAGAAGTTGGGGGAGGACGCCCGGCTCAGGAGTCCGGCACGGTGGTGGGTCTTCGGATTAGGGAGTGTTCTCCGGCCAATCTCCAGCATCTCGACTCCACGTTCTACCGTGGGAGGCTTCGACAGTCTAACGGGAATAAATAAGGTCTATGGCCCATCTCCTCGGAGCTACCTCTTAGGTAGAGGCGGCTGCAAGGTCGGGGGTCTGGGTTGTCAGGGGGTGGCTGTCGAGGTCCCCCAGTATGTTCTGTGAACACAATAAACTTGATTTCATGTCAGTTATCCTTTTCCGTGTGTCTTTGCCACCTGCggttccttcccccaccctcggACGCCCACGAGTGTGGGTCGGAGCTGTGGCCACGTCCACAGCCTGCGCTTCCCCCCTGGGCCCCAAAGCCCTTTTTCCTGGGAGTCACGAGCCCAGATCCGGCTGCCGGTTACGTGGTCCACCGCCGCAATCCCGGGCTTCCCCACCCGGCCGGTGGCCAGCCGGGGATGTGGCAACCTTCCTTCCGCAGCAGGCGGCGCCCGCGCCCAGGGGGCGTGGCgaggggggctgggcggggctcgCGGCGCCCGGGGGCGTGGCAAAGGGCTTGGGCGGGGCTCGCGGCGCCAGGGGGCGTGGCGAAGGGCCTGGGCGGGGCTCCCGCGGGGCGCTGGGGCGGAGGCTAGGAGGGTGTAGCGGGGGAGGGTGTAGCGGGGACCGGGCGGCGGGAGGGCCTCGAGAGCGGAGGGCTGCGGGCTCAACCCCGGCCTGCCGGGAAAGGGGCGGGACGAGCGCACAGGGGCGGGGTCGCGTCTGCCGCAGCAACGGGGTGCGGCCCGGTGGGGGGCGCGGGCCTGGGCTTCCAGGAAGAGGGGCGAATTCGCGGGCGGCCCCTGCTAGGCCACCGGGAACTACGCGCGTCCGAAGGCCGACCGAGTCCGGGCCACCGTACGGGTGGGAAGgtgagtgggggagggaaggcggAGCTTCCCCTGCGGAAGATCTCGGAGGGCTCCTGGGTTGGGGGGCAGAGCTTTGTTAGGTAAAGTGGGGAGGGGTCAAGGTGAGAGGGAGGAGGTGGCCGCCCACCGCCGGGAGAGGGATCCCCGGGAATCTGGATTTTACAGGGAAAGGCCATAACGGACCTCTGGGCGTGGAAGGCGTGGAAGGGACTGGGCGGTGGCAGATGCAAAACGGGCGAGcctgaaggggaagggaagggaagggaagggattcTTTTCTCTATCTGCCAAGGCTTCTTTCTGCCCCTCTTCCAGGCTTGAGCCATGTTTTTTACTTGTGGCCCCAATGAGGCCATGGTGGTCTCGGGTAAGTATTCTCTTCCCAACCATGtgacactcccctcccccccccaaacccaTGCAAGTTTGGCTTTTGCTTCTTCCCCTTTCTACCAGCTCCCCAAATGCCGTCCCCTGATGGTTTGTCTGCAAGCTACTTAGTTGTGATTCCTAGCCAGCATCCTCCAAGGCCCCCCAGACTGCTCCCTTTCCAGCTAAAGATTTTGTCCCATGCATGCCACCCCCCCCCTTCCAACTCATCCCCCTCTTCCAATTCATTCCCTGGCTACACAATGCCTTCACTTTGCAGGTTTCTGCCG
This window encodes:
- the Ier3 gene encoding radiation-inducible immediate-early gene IEX-1: MCHSRSSLPTMTGLRAPASGPSTSPGVRRGSGPEIFTFDPLPEPAAAPAARLSAPRGHRKRNRRVLYPRVVRRQLPTEEPNPAKRLLFVLLTIVFCQILMAEESVPAPLIVEDAPSAGVPESVPAPIPAPPVLEPFNLTLEPADYALDLSTFLQQHPAAF